The following coding sequences lie in one Yamadazyma tenuis chromosome 3, complete sequence genomic window:
- the ABZ2 gene encoding Aminodeoxychorismate lyase (COG:E; EggNog:ENOG503P2UR): MARTKSEDNVSKLTTEECKQSGRELYQKYIQQNQEVTDFQIVSTIRYDPNISKVKPKAVDDITAENFFLLPEHINRLQFTIEFFTRNEETTLVFEEKTILDQLVTSIKDNSHPVDTPLRIRLLVGLDGQVTLEFFETIERPNLLRGLDDDIPEDEIWDIYVDSETILMSPFTSFKTTHRSHYNAAREKCLPGARVGKEEVILGNVRGELMEGSITNIAVHKDGKWVTPELSSGCLCGVTRSFLLMNMYIKEGKLELKDVNIGDEVLLFNGVAGVVRGQVKAIV, translated from the coding sequence ATGGCCAGAACCAAAAGCGAAGACAATGTCAGTAAATTGACCACAGAAGAATGCAAACAAAGTGGCCGGGAGCTATATCAAAAGTACATTCAACAGAACCAAGAGGTAACAGATTTCCAGATCGTGTCGACTATTCGTTATGATCCAAATATCTCCAAAGTGAAACCGAAGGCCGTAGATGACATTACAGCCGAAAACTTCTTTCTATTACCTGAACACATCAACAGGCTTCAGTTTACGATCGAATTCTTCACAAGAAATGAGGAAACAACTTTGGTCTTCGAAGAGAAGACGATACTAGATCAGTTGGTCACATCCATAAAAGACAATAGTCATCCAGTAGATACACCATTAAGAATCAGATTGCTAGTTGGTTTGGACGGCCAAGTGACATTAGAATTCTTTGAAACGATTGAACGCCCTAACTTGTTACGTGGGTTGGATGACGATATCCCTGAAGACGAGATATGGGATATATATGTGGACTCAGAAACCATTCTAATGTCTCCCTTCACGTCATTTAAAACCACCCATAGGTCCCACTACAACGCTGCACGAGAAAAGTGTTTGCCTGGTGCACGAGTAGGAAAAGAGGAAGTGATTCTCGGAAATGTTCGGGGTGAGTTGATGGAAGGGTCCATCACTAACATCGCAGTTCATAAGGATGGGAAATGGGTAACGCCTGAGTTGAGTTCTGGATGTTTATGTGGAGTCACCCGAAGCTTTTTGCTAATGAATATGTACATAAAAGAAGGTAAACTTGAATTGAAAGACGTCaacattggtgatgaggtgcttcttttcaatggaGTGGCAGGTGTTGTTAGAGGACAAGTCAAGGCAATTGTATGA
- a CDS encoding uncharacterized protein (COG:A; BUSCO:EOG092655SO; EggNog:ENOG503P3GZ) — MVTEIKGFKVLPLKIPNSSVESYIFFKKHEVKLAGDSESRSIFFCNLPIASTTKVLKKFFQNIAIGATMESFTASYLTDSAEDVFLDLSKLTSDLDIPSEVDESSAKLPKNCGIVTFIDKSAFQLAMNKLKSLSSGYKVVEWPLEANSFGSQYFLGKYHSQVLDVETLSNSVSQALIDFDKAEKDSIEHLSNQRELVDEDGFTLVVGPQRKTKAGILGQQKSAIAKAESQKAQAKMKKKQKEDFYRFQLREKKKEEMNELLRKFKADQEKVRAMSDKKRFRPY, encoded by the coding sequence ATGGTAACTGAGATCAAAGGGTTTAAAGTCTTGCCGTTAAAGATTCCCAACAGCAGTGTCGAGAGCTatatattcttcaagaaacaTGAGGTGAAACTTGCTGGTGATTCCGAGTCCAGGTCAATTTTCTTTTGTAATCTTCCTATTGCATCCACCACAAAGGTGCTAAAGAAGTTTTTCCAAAATATAGCTATTGGGGCCACCATGGAGTCATTTACCGCCAGTTACTTGACAGATTCGGCAGAAGATGTTTTCCTTGACTTATCCAAACTCACGTCTGATCTTGACATTCCGTCTGAAGTCGATGAATCAAGTGCAAAATTGCCCAAGAACTGTGGGATTGTCACTTTTATAGACAAGTCAGCATTCCAATTGGCCATGAACAAATTGAAACTGTTGTCCAGTGGTTACAAAGTGGTGGAATGGCCCTTGGAAGCCAACTCGTTTGGATCCCAGTACtttcttggaaaatatCATTCCCAGGTATTGGATGTGGAAACTTTATCTAATTCTGTCAGCCAGGCATTaattgattttgacaaGGCAGAGAAGGATTCGATAGAACACCTCCTGAATCAACGTGAATTAGTAGATGAAGACGGATTTACGTTGGTGGTGGGCCCTCAAAGAAAAACCAAGGCCGGTATCTTGGGCCAGCAAAAACTGGCAATTGCCAAAGCTGAATCCCAGAAGGCACAAgcgaagatgaagaagaagcaaaagGAAGACTTTTATAGGTTCCAGTTgagagaaaagaagaaggaagagatGAATGAGTTATTACGCAAGTTTAAAGCTGACCAGGAGAAGGTCAGAGCCATGAGTGACAAGAAGAGATTCAGACCCTATTAG